Genomic segment of Streptosporangium sp. NBC_01755:
TTTCGTGTTCGTGGCCTCGTCCTTGCCGGTGGGCGGTGCCGGTGTGAGGTGAGTGGCCGCTTCGGGGTGGCCTGGGTGCGAAAGGGGTGTCGTCGGGATCATGCGGCCGGCTGATCTGAATCGTCTTGGTGTGGGTGAGTGTGCCGACCGTTATGTGGAGCTGGTGCGGGCCAAGACCCTGACCGGTGCTCTGTCGATGTCGACGGCGGAGGTGTACGCGCGGGATGTGGCCACCTTTGTGCAGTTGGTCGGTGAGGAGGTGGTTTTGGATGACCTGACGGGTGAGGAGGTGGATGCCGTTCTGCTGGCCTTCGCGCGCAAGCCGGATGGGCGGCGGCGCTCGCAGCCGGAGGCCAGGTCGGGGGCGTTGCAGTCCGCCTCCTCGCAGGCGCGGTTTCGGCGGTCGGTCTCGGCGTTGTTCAAGCACGCGGTGCTGGTCGGGTGGGTGCAGATCAATCCGATGGCGACGGCTACGGTCACGGCCAGGGAGCGCGGAGGGCTGCGGCCGGAGCGGCGGGCGCTGACCCGTGAGCAGGCGCAGGGGTTGATCGGTGCGGCGCGTGACCTGAGCGGCGGGCCGGGAGAGGTGGCGGGCGCGGGGCGGGCGCGGCGTCGTGACCAGCGCACCGAGTTGCGTGACGGGCTGATCGTGTTGATGTTGTCGACGATGGGGCCGCGGGTGTCGGAGCTGGTGCGGGCCAATGTGGAGGATTTCTACACCAATGACGGGGTGCGTTACTGGCGGATCTTTGGTAAGGGCGGTAAGACGCGGGACGTGCCGCTGCCCGGTGATGTGGCCTTGGTGCTGGAGGCCTATCTGGCGCGGGGGCGGATGGTCTCGGCCGACAAGGCGTTGCTGTTGTCGTGGCGGGGGCGGCGTCTGGCGCGCGGGGATGTGCAGGCGGTGATCGACCGGGTGCAGCGGGGGGTGGATCCCGATCGGCGGCGTTCGGTGACGCCGCACGGGTTGCGGCACACCACGGCCACCCATCTGCTGGCCGACGCGGTGGACATGGACGCGGTGCGAAGGGTTTTGGGGCACAGTGATCTGGCGACGCTGGGGCGTTACCGCGATGAGCTGCCCGGGGAGCTGGAGGTGGCGATGCGTTCGCATCCGTTGCTGCGTGGCCCGGTGTCGGGTTGAGTGCGCCGCTCCCCCGGCCGTGAGGTCTCCTGGACTCCGCCTTGGGCTACAAGCCCGGTTTCGCGCCGACACCGTTTCCCGCGGTGATCTGCGCCTCGGTCAACGACGTGATCGTGCACGGCATCCCCTGGGCGCTGTCCAGTACCGACGGCAGCCGGGCGGCGCATGTGGAGCACACGGTGGCCGTCACCGCCGACGGGCCGCGCGTGCTGACCCTGCTGTGAGGGTGCGGGCGCACGGCGCAGGTCTGACCCGATACCGGCGACGACGTGCTCGGCGGGACGCTCCCGCCGAGCACGTCGTCGCCGGCACTTCTGAAGGCGACGCTCAGGTGAAGGCGACGCTCAGCGGATGGGTACGGCGGAGGACTCCTCCCCCGCTCCGAGCCCGTCTCCCGGGTCTCCCGGGTCTCCCGGGTCTCCCGGGTCTCCCAGGTCTTCGAGGGGGACGGCCCGCTGGTCGAACTGGGTGCGATACAGCTGCGCGTAGCGGCCGTCGGCGGCCAGCAGCGCGGTGTGCGTGCCGCGCTCGGCGATGCGCCCGTTCTCGACGACCAGGATGAGGTCCGCGGCGCGGACCGTCGACAGCCGGTGGGCGATGACCAGCGCGGTCCGCCCGGCCAGCGCTTCGGCCAACGCCTCCTGCACCGCGGCCTCACTGGTGGAGTCCAGGTGCGCGGTGGCCTCGTCCAGCACCACCAGCCGCGGCCGGGCCAGCAGCAGCCTGGCGATGGTCAGCCGCTGGCGCTCGCCCCCCGAGAGACGGTAGCCGCGCTCGCCGACCACGGTGTCCAGGCCCTCGGGCAGTGCCGCGACCAGCTCGGCCAGCCGGGCGCGCCGCAGCACCTCCCACAGCTCCTCGGGCTCGGCTTGCGGCCGCGCCAGCAGCAGGTTGGCCCGGATCGAGTCGTGAAACAGGTGCCCGTCCTGGGTCACCATGCCCAGCGTCCGGCGGATCGAGGTCGCCGACAGCTCGCGCACGTCCACCCCCGAAAGGCGTACCGCGCCGCTGTCGACGTCGTACAGGCGTGCCAGCAACTGCGCGATCGTCGACTTACCGGCTCCGGAGGATCCCACCAGCGCGATCAGCTGGCCGGCCTCGGCGCGGAAGGACACCCCGTGCAGCACCGCCTCGCCGCCGCGCGCGTCCAGCGTGGCGACCTCCTCCAGGGAGGCCAGCGACACCTTCTCGGCCGATGGGTAGGCGAAGCCGACCTGGTCGAACTCCACGCTCACCGGCCCCTCGGGCACCGCCCGGGCGTCCGGACTGTCGGTGATCAGGGGTTTCAGGTCGAGGATCTCGAAGACCCGCTCGAAGCTGACCAGGGCGCTCATCACCTCCACCCGGGCGCCGGCCAGCGCCGTCAGCGGTGCGTAAAGGCGGGTCAGCAGCAACGCCAGCGCCACCACCGCGCCCGGCTCCAGTTGCCGGCTCAGCGCGTAGAAGCCGCCCAGGCCGTACACCAGTGCCAGTGCCAGCGCCGAGACCAGTGTGAGGGCGGTGACGAACACCGACCGCACCATCGCGGTGCGTACCCCGATGTCACGCACCCGCCGCGCCCGTGCCAGGAACTCGGCCGACTCCCGCTCAGGACGGCCGAACAGCTTGATCAGGGTGGCGCCGGGCGCGGAGAAACGCTCGGTCATCTGCGTGCTCATCGCCGCGTTGTGGTCGGCCGCCTCGCGCTCCAGCCGTGCCAGCCGGGCGCCGACGCGCCGGGCCGGCACCACGAACACCGGTAGCAGCACCAGTGCCAGCGCGGTCAGCTGCCAGGAGATGCCGATCATCACCACCAGGGTCAGGGCGAGGGTGACCAGGTTGCCCGCCACCCCCGACAGGGTGTCGCTGAAGGCGCGCTGGGCGCCGATGACGTCGTTGTTCAAGCGGCTGACCAGCGCACCGGTGCGGGTGCGGGTGAAGAAGGCGACCGGCATGCGCTGCACGTGGTCGAAGACGGCGCCGCGCAGCCGCAGGATCAGCCCCTCGCCGATGCTCGCCGACATCCAGCGCGTCACCAGTCCCAGCGCCGCCTCGGCCAGGGCGATCACCGCGATCAGTCCCGCCAGGCCGGCCACGACGCTCACCGCGGCGCCGGTGACGATCGCGTCGATCACCTGCCCGGCCAGCACCGGGGTGGCCACCGCCAGCACCGCCGAGACGACGCTCAGCAGCAGGAACCAGGCCAGTAGCGTGCGGTGCGGGCGTGCGAAGGTGACGATGCGCCGCAGTGTGGCGGCCGAGAACGGCCGCCGGTCGCGCTGGGCGTTCATCGCACCGTACAGCGAATGCCAGGCGGCCATTTCCATGTTCATCACGCGCCACCACGTTTCCTGTGCTCGTTGTGCGGGGTGTCTGTGCCGGTGGCGGCTTCGAGGCCCCGCGAGGGGAAAGCCGGTGCGCGGCGCCAGGATACGACCCTAAAAGCTGAACTTGACTTGAGGTCAAGGGGCGCCTTTCCCGGACGCGCCCTCCGCTTCCGGCGTTTCCGGTTCCGCTTCCGGCGTTTCCGGTTCCGCTTCCGGTGTTTCTGATTCCGGTGTTTCCAGGAGGGAGTGCGAGGCCATCCGCGGCAGTGGGAACGGCCGCCGTGCGAGGCCGGGACGGCGCGGTTGAGGGCCCGCGGAGGGGACCGGCACCTGGTCCCCCTAGGCTGGAGGCCGTTTCCCCCGACGTCCGGATTCTCTGCTTTCGGATGACCCCTTTCTGGGAAGGTGTACTCGCTGTGCCGATCGAACTCCGCCTGTTTCGTTATGTGGCGCTCGCCGAGGCGTTCTCCTGGACGGGACTGCTCATCGGCATGTACTTCAAGTACGTCGCCGCCACCGGGGATGTCGGGGTGAAGATCTTCGGGCCGGTGCACGGCGCCCTGTTCGTTCTCTACGTGGTCGCGGTGCTGGTCGCCGCTCGCCAGGCCCGCTGGAGCCTGGGCACGGTCCTCGTGGGCCTGGCCTGCTCGGTGCCGCCGCTGGCCACGCTCTGGTTCGAGCGGCGGCTCCTGGCCCGTCACCGCCGGCCGGCGACCGTCTGACCCTGTCGTCTGACCCTGTCGGCCGGCCTGACCCTCCGGCCTCGCAGGACGCTGCCGGCCGATTTCGGCCGGCCCCCGATGTCGTCACCCGATGCGGGACGCGGGTCACGAAGATCTGAAACGAACCGGATGGCGGAGTCTCAGCGGAGTCTCACAGGTCCAGGATCGCGCGGGTGGCCGCCCGGCAGCGCCGCGGGTCGGTCAGCAGGTCGACGCAGTCGCCGAATTGGTCGACCGAACCCACCGGCGGCAGCGCCCGCACGCGGGTGTCGGTGATGGCGCCGCTGAGGGCGTCGGCGAACCGGCCGGCGTCGATGACCTGGAAGGGCCGCCGGTGATACGCCCGCAGGCTCCCCTCCAGCGCCGGACCCGCCCCTACCCGGTTGTGCAGGGCCGCCGCCCGCCGGTAGACCACCCCCAGGTGCTCCTCCCGCTGCCGCCACCCGGTGGCCGCAACCGCCGCCGACAGGGCGTCTGCCAACTCCGCCGTGCCCGACAGCCGCGCGAAGGCGCTGCCCAGCCATTTGGCGTACGGCGGGTAGCGGCGGCGCATCAGCAGCACCAGACGCATCAGGTCACGGGCCAGGCCGGCGGTGACCAGGGCGGAGCCCAGATCGTCGCCGACCTCCCCGCACCTTCCGGGGAAGGCCTCCTGCTGGGCCAGGCGTCTCCACTGCCCGGCCAGCACGTAGCGTTCCAGATCCGGCGGGTACCAGCCCAACGCGGCGCGGACGCGCTCCATGACGTCCAGGCCGTCGTGGAACACCTCCCCGCAGGTGACCTCCGCCAGCCGCTGCCAGGGGGTCGACAGCCAGTCCAGCACGCTCACCCCCCGCAGAGGGTCGAAGCCGAGCCGCCCGGTGAACCAGGTCGCCGCATCACCGACCTGCACGCCATGCCGGCCGGCGCCGGTCACGGCGGTGGGGTAGCCGCGGAAAACCTCCGGCAGCCCGCCGTCGACGGCGCGGCGGGCCTGCTGGACTCGGTGCTCCTCGACGAAGACCACCACCCGGGGACCCCAGTCATGGTCGGTGGAGCGTTCGGTGTCGAACGCCAATACCTCCGACCCGGCGCCGATCAGCGCGGCGCTGTGCGGCACATCGGCCATGATCGGCCGCACGACCTGGATGTAGAAAGCGCGAGAAAGCTCTAAACCAGGTATGAAACCAGACATCATTTCGTCCACTCTGCCTGCCGCGACCTCGCCCCGCACCAGGTTTTCCCACCGCCTGCCCGAGCGGGTTCAGGCGCCCTCCAAGGCCGCGGCGGCGAGCGGGCGGACGCGCAGCCCCAACCGCTCGTACAGGGCGAGCGCGGCATGGTTGGCGGTGTCGACCATCGGCGCGGCGCGGCCGCATGAGGCGAGCAGGTCGCCCAGCACCAGGCGGCACACCATTTCGCCGTACCCGGTGCCGCGGCGGCGCGCGGCGGTGGCGACCCCGGCGACGAAGCCCACCTGCGGGCAGGACCAGGCGTCGGCGGCCACCGCGACCAGGTCGCCGTCGTCGCCGCGCACGCCCGCCCAGCGGCGTACGCCGGCCACACCGGGCGCCGCCCACGAGGAGGGCGCCGCGGCCGCGAGCAGTGCGCTCACCTCCCCTCCTCCTCCTCCTGGCCCAGCCACCGTGCCCGTCCCGGTCTCGCACCGAGGGCGGGGCTCAGCCGGTGGGTGTCCATCCACTCGAACGTCCCCAGCAACCCAAGCCTCGGCGAGCGGGCGGCCACCTGCCGCACCAGTGCCCGGCTGCCCACCACCCGGTAGGAGGGGCCGACCTGCCCCAGCACCCACTCCGCCAGCGCGGCCACCTGCTCGGGCTCACCGCACACCGTCAGACGGTCACGGCGGTTGAGATCGGGACAGGCCACCGCGACCGCCTCCCCCAGCGCCCAGGCCCGCACGCTCTCCTTCATCCCCTGGGCGCCCCACAGCACGAGCGGATCGCCGGCGCAGGCGGCGGCCACCTCGGCCACCTCGCGCAGCACCCTCGGCACCCTCGGCGCACGGCTCAGAGGATCGCCCCGGGCCGGTAGGCGGCCGCCTGCGGGTAGCGGGCCACGACCGCCTCCACGCGGGCCACGACCTCCGCCACCTGGGAGGTGGCCGCGCCGGTGAAGGAGAGCGGCTCCCCCAGCAGGCCCTCCAGTGCCGCCCGGTCCAGCGGGAAGCGATCGTCGGCCGCCAGGCGGGCGAGCAGTTCGTTACCGGCGGCGCCCTCGCGCATGGCCAGCGCCGAGGCCACCGCGTGCTCCTTGATCAGCTCGTGGGCGCTCTCGCGGCCCAGCCCGGCACGCACCGCGGCCATCAGCATCTTCGTCGTGGCCAGGAAGGGCAGGTAGCGCTCCAGCTCGGCATCGATCACCGCGGGGAAGGCGCCGAACTCCC
This window contains:
- a CDS encoding tyrosine-type recombinase/integrase, with the protein product MGECADRYVELVRAKTLTGALSMSTAEVYARDVATFVQLVGEEVVLDDLTGEEVDAVLLAFARKPDGRRRSQPEARSGALQSASSQARFRRSVSALFKHAVLVGWVQINPMATATVTARERGGLRPERRALTREQAQGLIGAARDLSGGPGEVAGAGRARRRDQRTELRDGLIVLMLSTMGPRVSELVRANVEDFYTNDGVRYWRIFGKGGKTRDVPLPGDVALVLEAYLARGRMVSADKALLLSWRGRRLARGDVQAVIDRVQRGVDPDRRRSVTPHGLRHTTATHLLADAVDMDAVRRVLGHSDLATLGRYRDELPGELEVAMRSHPLLRGPVSG
- a CDS encoding ABC transporter ATP-binding protein, coding for MNMEMAAWHSLYGAMNAQRDRRPFSAATLRRIVTFARPHRTLLAWFLLLSVVSAVLAVATPVLAGQVIDAIVTGAAVSVVAGLAGLIAVIALAEAALGLVTRWMSASIGEGLILRLRGAVFDHVQRMPVAFFTRTRTGALVSRLNNDVIGAQRAFSDTLSGVAGNLVTLALTLVVMIGISWQLTALALVLLPVFVVPARRVGARLARLEREAADHNAAMSTQMTERFSAPGATLIKLFGRPERESAEFLARARRVRDIGVRTAMVRSVFVTALTLVSALALALVYGLGGFYALSRQLEPGAVVALALLLTRLYAPLTALAGARVEVMSALVSFERVFEILDLKPLITDSPDARAVPEGPVSVEFDQVGFAYPSAEKVSLASLEEVATLDARGGEAVLHGVSFRAEAGQLIALVGSSGAGKSTIAQLLARLYDVDSGAVRLSGVDVRELSATSIRRTLGMVTQDGHLFHDSIRANLLLARPQAEPEELWEVLRRARLAELVAALPEGLDTVVGERGYRLSGGERQRLTIARLLLARPRLVVLDEATAHLDSTSEAAVQEALAEALAGRTALVIAHRLSTVRAADLILVVENGRIAERGTHTALLAADGRYAQLYRTQFDQRAVPLEDLGDPGDPGDPGDPGDGLGAGEESSAVPIR
- a CDS encoding DUF3817 domain-containing protein, producing MPIELRLFRYVALAEAFSWTGLLIGMYFKYVAATGDVGVKIFGPVHGALFVLYVVAVLVAARQARWSLGTVLVGLACSVPPLATLWFERRLLARHRRPATV
- a CDS encoding DUF4037 domain-containing protein, which translates into the protein MRPIMADVPHSAALIGAGSEVLAFDTERSTDHDWGPRVVVFVEEHRVQQARRAVDGGLPEVFRGYPTAVTGAGRHGVQVGDAATWFTGRLGFDPLRGVSVLDWLSTPWQRLAEVTCGEVFHDGLDVMERVRAALGWYPPDLERYVLAGQWRRLAQQEAFPGRCGEVGDDLGSALVTAGLARDLMRLVLLMRRRYPPYAKWLGSAFARLSGTAELADALSAAVAATGWRQREEHLGVVYRRAAALHNRVGAGPALEGSLRAYHRRPFQVIDAGRFADALSGAITDTRVRALPPVGSVDQFGDCVDLLTDPRRCRAATRAILDL
- a CDS encoding GNAT family N-acetyltransferase, translated to MSALLAAAAPSSWAAPGVAGVRRWAGVRGDDGDLVAVAADAWSCPQVGFVAGVATAARRRGTGYGEMVCRLVLGDLLASCGRAAPMVDTANHAALALYERLGLRVRPLAAAALEGA